The sequence below is a genomic window from Anaerolineales bacterium.
CATGCGCAGGCCTTCCCGGCGGCGCGTTAATGGTATTCGCCCTCGCCTTTCTCCATATGAAGATGGTACGCCCCGACCAAATGATCCAGCATCTCCTTGGTCTCGTTCAGCTCTCCCACCCAAGCCGCAAGCACCTTATCGCCCAGGGCGGTGATGCGATAGATGCGGCGCGGCGGTCCCTGGGTTTGTTCCTCATCCCAGGTCGAAACGACCCATCCGAGAGTCTCCATGGTGCGCATCACCCGGTAAACAACGCTCGGAGCGATCTCCCCCAGCCCGAATTCCTTCAATTGTTCCATCAGCGTGTAACCGTGCGCCGGCCCGCGATGCAGGAGCAGGAGCAGTGCGGATTCGCGCAACCCGTTTGTCCGATGACCCTGCCGCCGCCTTCTCCGGCCTTCACCAATCATGTGTTCTTCCTCATAAATGAATAAGGTACTGATCCGTTACATTCGCCAGTAAAAAAAATTTGGGGCATGGAGGAAAACCTCCGGTTTTCGCCGTGGCAATGCCGGTTAGTGAAGCGTATTCCTCCATCCAAGAGCTTTGTACCTTTCGGACCCCCTTTTTTCAACCCGTAAAGCGATTTTTGAGGCCGTAATTGATATTATCAAACTATGTACTTATTGTCAATAGATTTTCAGCACAGAGATTTTAGACCAAGGGAACGATCCCTTCTGGAAAGGTCTGATAAGAAGGAGATGTTGGTGAGGAGAGAGGATTACCTTCTCCGGCGCACGAATCAAACTATGCATTTTGATGATCGTTAAAAATGAGGCGTGGGCCTGATCCCATGGATAGACCACCGCAATTCGTTTGCCCGATGAATCTCGATACGACCACGAGGTGCACGTTTCCTAACACGACCGGCATGAAAAACCACCCTCGCGGACGGACCGGAAGGGCGGGGGGTGGGGCTAAACTAGCAGATTTCCCTAACCTTCCTCACCCCCGGCCCCTCTCTGTCCTCACCCCTTACCCCTGCACCTCTTCCCCCTCTCCTGGCTTATGCCAGGAGAAGGGAAAGGGGACGGGGGATAAGGGTGAGGAAGAAAACCGCCCTCGCGGGTAAACCAGGAGGGCGGGAAGAGGCGCCTGAGAAGGCGGGTTCGTTTTTTCTTACCGCATCGGGCGTTGCATGATCCAAGTGGAGAAGAGATCATATCATCAGCAATTGATCTGAAAAAAGATTCACAAGATCAAAGCGAATAATTGGATAATAATTGTCAAATATTTACCATATTTGATTAGCCCCCTTTTTTTTATGATAGTATTAATAATCTGCCCGTCTTGATAATAATGATAAGGGGAAGGTATGTGTATGGAAAATAGGGGAAATTTTTTTATTTTCTTATTTTTTTCCATTTTCTTCTTTTCTGCCTGCCAACCAGAACAAGGAACGGCGTCCGGTCAGACAGCTCTACGTTCCGAAACCAAAGATGAAAATTCAAGCGCTCTGATAATTAATTCAACCCCCATACAAAAAGAAAGTACCCCGTTAATTACTCGAGAAGATGAAAGGATATGTGAAAAACGAAGGGATGCTTACTATTATGAAAAAATCCCATTGATTAACCCCAACGGTAAAATCGCTTATGTAGCCGAAGGGATCAATTTGGTTAATCCGGATGACAATACTATTGAAACCGTTTATCCGGCTGAGAGGGGAAAATATCATGGAAGATATTACTTTCTGGCATGGTCCCCTGACGGTACGATGCTTGCGGTCATTCATGATTGGGAAGGGGAACTAGGATACTCCTTGGAAGTTGTGGATTTTCCAAGCGGAGTGGTATGCTCGCTTCTAGAAGGTCGTGAAGCCATATCCAGACCGGCATGGTCTCCCGACAGTCGGAATCTGAGCGTTGTCGATAAGGGAACAAAAGAATTGGTAAATATAAAAATACCAGATTTTGAGATATTAATTATTGACTCCCCTGCAAAAAGCCATTTTTAGAATGCCCATACCGGCTTTCGCGTGAGAATCCAGGCGCGGCGCAAAAAAACGAAAAAGGA
It includes:
- a CDS encoding helix-turn-helix transcriptional regulator — its product is MIGEGRRRRRQGHRTNGLRESALLLLLHRGPAHGYTLMEQLKEFGLGEIAPSVVYRVMRTMETLGWVVSTWDEEQTQGPPRRIYRITALGDKVLAAWVGELNETKEMLDHLVGAYHLHMEKGEGEYH